From one Coleofasciculus sp. FACHB-1120 genomic stretch:
- a CDS encoding S-layer homology domain-containing protein, with amino-acid sequence MGQPMLYVNPATGKDNSVGNSSAPLKTLTRALKQAQAGTSIQLASGIYNAAGGEVFPLVIPAGVTVVGNESSKGKGIQIEGSGDYISPSFGSQNITLRLETDAQLRGVTVTNRGVKGTGVWIESTSPRLANNTFTNCSRDGVFVTGTAKPAILDNVFIQNASTGLSLVRNAKGEVRRNVAQKTGYGILIGDQAAPLITDNKIFANRTGILLSRDANPVLRRNLIEKNTQAGIIINDVAKPQLGSRQDPAGNILRDNGEVDLQNLTRFAVVSAGNQLNPARVQGTVEFVAATVAGSSLTMGPAQFSDVAGYWAEAFIQALVAKNLMSGFPDGTFQPEAAMTRAQYAAAIAKTFNLPPRPGNTSSFKDIPADFWAAGAIAKAASMGFISGFPDNTFRPGQNLTRVQAIASLVSGLALTGGNSSVLGVYGDRAQIPSYATDAVAVATTRRMVVNYPQVQQLEPMRDISRAEVAALIYQALVTTGEVKAIASPYIVNPEVNPDSSLPSFSDIQGHWAENSIRGLANQNLLGGFADGTFKPDDRLNRAGFAALLVKAFNPTSKRPAIQFTDIPPTFWAQAVIQQAYSGGFITGFPDQTFRPQQPVLRVQLIVSLVSGLGFPSGDEKLLDKYEDREAIPAYARPAVAAATQRGIIVNHPAPAQLNPNREATRAEAAVMVYQALVATGRLPA; translated from the coding sequence ATGGGTCAACCAATGCTTTATGTCAACCCAGCAACTGGCAAAGATAACAGTGTCGGGAACTCATCTGCCCCACTGAAGACGCTTACTCGTGCCCTGAAGCAGGCTCAAGCCGGAACTTCGATTCAGTTGGCATCGGGGATTTACAATGCAGCGGGGGGAGAAGTGTTTCCCCTGGTAATCCCGGCTGGGGTGACGGTGGTAGGGAATGAATCCAGCAAAGGCAAGGGAATTCAAATCGAAGGCAGTGGGGACTATATTAGCCCAAGCTTTGGCTCCCAAAATATTACCCTACGGCTGGAAACGGATGCCCAACTGCGGGGAGTCACGGTAACAAATCGGGGGGTCAAGGGGACAGGGGTTTGGATAGAATCGACATCCCCCAGGCTGGCAAATAATACTTTCACGAATTGCAGTCGTGATGGGGTCTTTGTCACAGGCACCGCTAAACCGGCAATTTTAGATAATGTATTTATCCAAAATGCTTCCACAGGTCTTTCCCTCGTCCGTAATGCCAAGGGGGAAGTCCGTCGGAATGTGGCACAGAAAACAGGTTACGGGATTTTAATTGGGGATCAAGCGGCTCCTTTAATTACCGATAATAAGATTTTTGCAAATCGGACGGGGATTTTGCTGTCTCGTGACGCGAATCCGGTGCTGCGTCGCAATCTAATTGAGAAAAATACACAAGCCGGGATAATTATCAATGATGTTGCAAAACCGCAGCTAGGGAGCCGTCAAGACCCAGCGGGGAATATTTTGCGGGATAACGGGGAAGTCGATCTGCAAAATCTAACCCGGTTTGCGGTCGTCTCAGCGGGAAATCAGCTGAATCCAGCGCGGGTGCAGGGAACGGTGGAATTTGTGGCGGCGACGGTTGCCGGTTCTAGTTTGACAATGGGGCCTGCCCAGTTTAGCGATGTTGCCGGTTATTGGGCGGAAGCGTTTATTCAGGCACTAGTGGCGAAAAATCTGATGAGTGGCTTCCCGGATGGGACGTTTCAGCCAGAAGCAGCAATGACTCGCGCCCAATATGCCGCAGCGATCGCGAAAACCTTTAACTTGCCGCCACGACCGGGAAATACAAGTAGTTTCAAGGATATTCCAGCAGATTTTTGGGCGGCGGGGGCGATCGCCAAGGCGGCATCGATGGGTTTTATCTCTGGGTTTCCAGATAACACCTTTCGACCAGGGCAAAATCTGACGCGGGTGCAGGCGATCGCATCTTTAGTGAGTGGTTTGGCACTGACGGGGGGCAATTCTAGCGTTTTGGGAGTTTATGGCGATCGCGCTCAAATTCCCAGCTACGCCACAGATGCCGTCGCTGTTGCCACCACCAGGCGCATGGTGGTGAATTATCCCCAAGTTCAACAACTCGAACCGATGCGGGACATTAGCCGTGCCGAAGTTGCCGCACTCATCTATCAGGCATTAGTTACCACCGGGGAAGTCAAGGCGATCGCTTCTCCCTATATTGTCAATCCGGAGGTGAATCCTGACTCGTCCCTTCCTAGCTTCAGCGACATTCAGGGACACTGGGCAGAGAATTCGATTCGAGGATTGGCAAATCAAAACCTGCTGGGTGGCTTTGCCGATGGCACTTTCAAGCCAGACGATCGACTCAATCGGGCGGGATTCGCGGCTTTGTTGGTGAAAGCCTTTAACCCCACTTCCAAACGCCCAGCCATCCAGTTTACCGATATCCCCCCGACTTTCTGGGCGCAGGCGGTGATTCAACAAGCTTATAGCGGTGGCTTCATTACCGGCTTTCCCGACCAAACTTTCCGCCCCCAGCAGCCGGTTCTGAGAGTCCAGCTGATTGTCTCTCTGGTGAGTGGATTGGGCTTTCCGTCTGGGGATGAAAAACTCTTAGACAAGTACGAAGACCGCGAGGCGATTCCCGCCTATGCCCGCCCTGCTGTTGCTGCCGCTACACAAAGAGGTATCATTGTGAACCACCCGGCACCCGCACAACTTAACCCAAATCGAGAAGCCACACGAGCCGAGGCAGCTGTTATGGTTTATCAGGCATTAGTTGCCACTGGACGATTGCCTGCTTAA
- a CDS encoding phycobiliprotein lyase, producing the protein MDIQEFFQLSAGKWFSQRTSHHLAFKQAESGKSDIKIEMLSAEDPEVIKLCEQYEVDPALAWGGARVSWDGTMEWDQEKHEGSSVLVPIPNPEKPNEGQLLRDMGYAEKASVAGRYVIGNDDSFTLITEYETMYSEERIWFASENLRLRASILKRFGGFSMASFCSEIRMGVTKPAEKATDTVANN; encoded by the coding sequence ATGGATATTCAAGAGTTTTTCCAGCTGAGTGCAGGCAAATGGTTTTCCCAGCGTACCAGTCACCATCTGGCTTTCAAGCAAGCAGAAAGTGGCAAGTCAGACATCAAGATTGAGATGCTCTCGGCAGAAGATCCGGAAGTAATCAAGCTCTGCGAACAGTACGAAGTTGACCCAGCTTTAGCTTGGGGAGGCGCTCGCGTTAGCTGGGATGGCACGATGGAATGGGATCAAGAAAAGCACGAGGGTTCTAGCGTTCTCGTCCCGATTCCCAACCCGGAGAAGCCCAACGAAGGTCAGTTGCTCCGTGACATGGGTTACGCCGAGAAAGCATCGGTTGCGGGTCGTTATGTCATCGGTAACGATGATTCATTCACGCTGATTACCGAGTATGAAACGATGTACTCGGAAGAACGCATCTGGTTTGCTAGCGAAAACTTGCGGCTACGAGCCAGCATTTTAAAGCGATTTGGCGGCTTCTCAATGGCTTCGTTTTGCTCGGAAATTCGCATGGGCGTCACAAAGCCAGCAGAAAAAGCCACTGATACTGTCGCAAACAATTAA
- a CDS encoding calcium-binding protein, whose amino-acid sequence MSRIHGTPSDDYIEATQGDDVIFGYAGDDTLVGKSGNDIIHGGQGNDLIQGGEDEDSLYGELGDDFLLGASGRDRLFGGNGDDVLLGGEDDDRLDGGPGNDVYVYAPGDGFDTIEDESGIDILRLDDIFSNEITVDFVIGGWLCVSYQGQPIVKMRGVEHIQVEDGLFSVARWL is encoded by the coding sequence ATGTCTAGAATTCATGGCACTCCCAGCGATGACTACATTGAAGCTACCCAAGGCGACGATGTTATTTTTGGGTATGCTGGCGACGATACCCTGGTTGGCAAGTCAGGCAACGATATCATCCACGGTGGACAAGGAAATGACCTGATTCAAGGGGGAGAGGACGAGGATTCCCTGTATGGCGAATTAGGAGATGACTTTTTACTGGGGGCTTCCGGGCGCGATCGCTTATTCGGCGGTAACGGGGATGATGTCTTGCTTGGCGGCGAAGATGACGATCGCTTAGATGGTGGCCCCGGCAATGATGTCTATGTTTACGCTCCCGGCGATGGTTTTGACACCATTGAGGATGAGTCGGGAATCGATATCCTGCGATTAGACGACATCTTCTCGAATGAGATTACGGTTGATTTCGTCATCGGTGGTTGGCTGTGCGTATCTTATCAGGGTCAGCCCATCGTCAAAATGCGCGGTGTGGAGCATATCCAGGTAGAAGATGGCTTATTTTCCGTTGCTCGCTGGCTGTAA
- a CDS encoding HEAT repeat domain-containing protein has product MTHPSLENIGAQLESPNSRDRMLALASLREVSADDAVPLIKKVLDDENLQIRSMAVFALGLKPTEECFPILVKLLETDPDYGIRADAAGALGYLCDIRGFEPLVRAFYEDTDWLVRFSAAVSLGNLKDPRAFDVLVRALDSEEVVLQQAAIAALGEIKAVGAVDQILRFAQSDDWLVRQRLAEALGHLPSEKSLSALNYLEKDRHPHVATAATISLKRLSENN; this is encoded by the coding sequence ATGACTCATCCCAGCTTAGAAAATATTGGTGCCCAGCTAGAAAGTCCGAATTCGCGCGATCGCATGTTGGCACTTGCCTCTTTGCGTGAAGTCTCGGCAGATGACGCGGTACCCCTGATCAAAAAGGTTTTAGACGACGAAAACCTGCAAATTCGCTCAATGGCGGTGTTTGCGCTGGGTCTTAAACCGACAGAAGAATGCTTTCCGATTCTCGTAAAATTGCTAGAAACTGACCCCGACTATGGCATTCGCGCCGACGCCGCCGGTGCTTTAGGCTACCTGTGCGACATCAGAGGATTTGAACCCTTGGTGCGGGCGTTCTACGAAGATACAGATTGGCTCGTGCGTTTCAGCGCCGCCGTTAGTTTAGGCAATTTGAAAGACCCCCGCGCTTTCGACGTACTGGTTCGGGCGTTAGATAGCGAAGAAGTCGTGTTGCAACAGGCAGCGATCGCGGCACTTGGCGAAATCAAAGCAGTAGGAGCCGTCGATCAAATCCTCCGCTTTGCCCAATCTGACGATTGGCTTGTCCGTCAGCGGCTCGCAGAAGCCCTAGGACACCTCCCCAGCGAGAAAAGTCTCTCAGCGCTCAATTACCTAGAAAAAGACCGTCATCCCCACGTTGCGACTGCTGCCACCATCTCCCTGAAGCGGCTGTCCGAAAACAATTAA
- a CDS encoding Lin0512 family protein produces the protein MARKRLIIEMGMGIDQHGQEPTVAAARAVRNAIAHNALPGVWEVAGLSDPDQMIVEVQVAVPYPEQVREAEVLAVLPFGRKTLTVESGGMVVQGRAIPSLNDKNDEMLIAVAAVTVLVETD, from the coding sequence GTGGCACGTAAACGCTTGATTATCGAGATGGGGATGGGAATCGATCAGCACGGACAGGAACCAACTGTCGCCGCAGCCAGGGCGGTCAGGAATGCGATCGCTCACAATGCTTTGCCGGGTGTCTGGGAAGTTGCAGGTTTAAGCGACCCCGACCAAATGATCGTAGAAGTCCAGGTAGCAGTGCCTTACCCAGAGCAAGTGCGGGAAGCAGAAGTATTAGCTGTGTTGCCTTTTGGTCGCAAAACTCTCACCGTTGAGTCTGGCGGAATGGTGGTTCAAGGTCGAGCAATTCCCTCGCTAAATGATAAGAATGACGAAATGCTGATCGCGGTTGCTGCGGTTACAGTGCTGGTCGAAACTGATTAG
- a CDS encoding MFS transporter, with product MRTFFIIWIGQLVSTIGSYMTSFAIQIWVWELTGQATALALVGFFTLVPSILITPIAGLIVDRWNRKFLMIIGDTVTALCTLVILWLYLTNHLQIWHLYLSGAVSGAFSEIQALAYSVSIAMLVPKQHYTRATSLDSAIHYSSIILAPALAGVLYYTIGFAGISLIDIVTFAIAIGTVLKIHIPQPTSSETSPQDKGIFQPIIFGFQYILARPGLFAIIAVASLFWFAHDLGAALYAPMILARTGNDARVLGSIGSAAGFGGVTGAFLLSAWGGSKRRIHGFLLAMVGAGLSKTVFGLGQTLMIWLPAQFCSSLNFPLLSSSNTAILLSKVKPDVQGRVFAARSTIQQIVSAIALLIAGPLADRVFEPAMMPGGVLAPILGSLFGTGSGAGMALLYVITSISLLLIGLGGYGFRVLRDVEISLPDHDVEPDRLSQLAKVEDSR from the coding sequence ATGCGAACCTTCTTCATCATTTGGATCGGTCAGCTAGTCTCAACAATCGGTAGCTATATGACCAGTTTTGCCATCCAAATCTGGGTGTGGGAACTGACTGGTCAGGCGACAGCACTCGCTTTAGTGGGTTTCTTTACCTTAGTGCCGAGCATCTTAATTACACCCATTGCTGGGCTGATTGTAGACCGCTGGAACCGCAAATTTCTGATGATAATTGGCGACACAGTGACAGCTTTGTGTACCCTGGTAATTCTTTGGCTGTACCTGACCAACCATTTGCAAATCTGGCATCTTTATTTGAGTGGCGCGGTTAGCGGTGCTTTTAGCGAAATTCAAGCGCTGGCGTATTCAGTATCGATTGCGATGCTAGTGCCTAAACAGCATTACACTCGTGCTACCAGTCTGGATTCTGCAATTCATTACAGTTCGATTATTCTTGCTCCGGCGCTGGCGGGTGTACTTTACTACACGATTGGATTTGCCGGGATCTCGCTCATTGACATCGTTACATTTGCGATCGCGATCGGCACCGTTCTCAAGATCCATATCCCCCAACCCACGAGTAGCGAGACATCCCCCCAAGATAAAGGGATCTTCCAGCCGATTATCTTCGGCTTCCAATATATTCTGGCGCGTCCCGGTCTGTTCGCCATTATCGCCGTGGCATCTTTGTTCTGGTTTGCCCACGATTTGGGCGCTGCCTTGTATGCGCCGATGATTTTGGCACGCACGGGGAATGATGCCAGGGTGTTAGGCAGCATCGGTTCAGCAGCCGGATTCGGTGGGGTGACGGGAGCGTTTCTCTTGAGTGCCTGGGGCGGTTCTAAACGCCGTATCCACGGCTTTTTACTGGCAATGGTGGGGGCGGGTCTGAGTAAAACCGTGTTTGGTCTGGGTCAGACACTAATGATTTGGCTTCCTGCTCAGTTCTGCTCATCGCTCAATTTTCCCTTATTGAGCAGTTCCAACACAGCAATCTTGCTGAGCAAGGTAAAACCAGATGTCCAAGGACGGGTTTTCGCTGCCCGCTCGACGATTCAACAAATCGTTAGCGCGATCGCTCTTTTAATCGCTGGGCCACTTGCCGATCGTGTTTTTGAACCAGCGATGATGCCAGGAGGTGTTCTTGCACCCATCCTCGGCTCGCTATTCGGCACGGGATCGGGTGCAGGAATGGCGCTTTTGTATGTCATCACTTCCATCAGCTTATTGCTGATAGGTTTGGGTGGGTATGGCTTCCGTGTGTTGCGCGACGTGGAAATCAGCTTACCCGACCATGATGTTGAGCCAGATCGGTTGAGCCAGCTCGCCAAAGTTGAGGATTCCAGATAG
- a CDS encoding iron-siderophore ABC transporter substrate-binding protein produces the protein MGETKVPVNPQRVIVLGNLENVLALGIKPVGATTLGDGNFPSYLRNETEEVAKLGINGQPSMEKILLLKPDLILGWSWDEGIYGKLSKIAPTVFVEGSITWKEWLRTFAEALGKTQEAEKLLSNYNHRVETFREQMGDRLSQIQVSVVNFWADQVRIYMKRSFSGLILNDIGMPRPSAQNKDKNSENLSLELIPKMQGDAIFLVLGEGEESKLTQFTNHPLWFQLNAVKQSKVYQVNNDSWIGSWGIIGANRVLDDLFKYLLTDQSSDRKELPTLAVTQSFHS, from the coding sequence ATGGGAGAAACCAAGGTTCCTGTAAATCCGCAGCGAGTGATTGTGCTGGGAAACTTGGAGAACGTCTTAGCTTTAGGTATCAAGCCTGTAGGTGCCACAACCTTAGGCGATGGAAATTTTCCCTCTTATCTTCGGAATGAAACCGAAGAAGTTGCAAAACTTGGCATAAATGGACAACCAAGCATGGAGAAAATTTTACTTTTGAAGCCCGACTTGATTTTAGGTTGGTCTTGGGACGAAGGAATCTATGGCAAGCTATCAAAAATTGCCCCGACAGTTTTCGTTGAAGGTAGTATTACGTGGAAAGAGTGGCTGAGAACATTTGCCGAAGCGCTGGGTAAGACACAAGAAGCCGAAAAACTCTTAAGTAACTATAATCACCGCGTTGAAACGTTTAGAGAACAGATGGGCGATCGCCTCTCGCAAATCCAGGTATCGGTAGTTAATTTTTGGGCAGATCAAGTCCGCATTTACATGAAGCGCTCTTTCAGCGGACTCATCCTCAATGATATCGGTATGCCTCGTCCATCAGCACAGAATAAAGATAAAAACTCAGAGAATCTCTCCTTAGAACTCATTCCTAAAATGCAGGGCGATGCGATTTTCTTGGTACTCGGAGAAGGTGAAGAATCTAAGTTAACCCAATTCACAAATCATCCGCTTTGGTTCCAGTTGAATGCAGTGAAACAAAGTAAGGTTTACCAAGTAAATAACGATTCCTGGATTGGCAGTTGGGGGATTATCGGAGCCAATCGGGTTCTTGATGACTTGTTTAAATATCTCTTGACAGACCAATCAAGCGATCGCAAGGAATTGCCTACACTTGCCGTGACACAATCTTTCCATTCCTAA
- a CDS encoding sucrase ferredoxin yields MNGFFCAEESRQAGEEIIGCATNHKIYVLIECPPPWTPNALDSKFLPANLKALKEEIDTEALSVRFVLIHSNQLKCDRNKRLIIFRAKTGLSAGYTKQEFLVSDINDIASLLKDCLTGNTPEQEAINIQTRDILVCTHGSHDKCCAKYGNPFYKAALATVSDLSLDRVRVWQASHIGGHRFAPTAIDFPEGRYYGRLNQESFAAILTRTGDIQCLNHVYRGWGILPWSAQILEKELILKHGWDWFNYKVGYQIIDQNEDESFNQVEITFETPNGALGSYRAEIVEDKNKTLHLKGECDGTESYKFTQFDVKNMVIIPQ; encoded by the coding sequence ATGAATGGGTTCTTTTGCGCCGAAGAGTCACGCCAAGCGGGAGAAGAGATTATCGGGTGTGCGACGAATCACAAAATTTATGTACTGATTGAATGTCCACCTCCTTGGACACCCAATGCACTGGATTCAAAATTCCTCCCGGCTAATTTAAAAGCTTTAAAAGAAGAAATTGATACAGAGGCACTTTCGGTTAGGTTTGTTTTGATTCATAGCAATCAACTTAAATGCGATCGCAACAAGCGCCTGATAATTTTTCGAGCAAAAACCGGACTTTCGGCAGGTTACACGAAGCAAGAATTTCTGGTTTCAGATATCAATGATATAGCTTCTTTGCTGAAGGACTGTTTAACAGGAAACACTCCAGAACAGGAGGCGATAAATATTCAAACCAGAGATATTTTAGTATGCACTCACGGTAGCCATGATAAATGTTGCGCTAAGTATGGCAATCCTTTTTACAAAGCTGCTTTAGCCACTGTCTCTGACTTATCACTCGATCGAGTCCGCGTTTGGCAAGCCAGTCATATTGGCGGTCATCGCTTTGCCCCTACTGCTATTGATTTTCCCGAGGGAAGATACTATGGCAGACTCAACCAAGAATCATTTGCCGCCATTCTGACAAGGACTGGTGACATTCAGTGCTTAAACCATGTCTATCGTGGTTGGGGGATTTTACCTTGGTCAGCTCAAATTTTAGAAAAAGAACTCATCCTGAAACATGGCTGGGATTGGTTTAATTATAAAGTCGGCTATCAGATAATTGACCAGAACGAAGATGAAAGTTTCAATCAAGTTGAAATAACTTTTGAAACCCCGAATGGAGCTTTGGGCAGTTATAGAGCAGAGATTGTTGAAGATAAAAACAAAACTCTTCATTTAAAAGGGGAGTGTGACGGGACTGAATCATATAAATTCACCCAATTTGATGTAAAAAATATGGTAATTATTCCGCAGTAA